The Nitrospinota bacterium region CAGGTTGAAGTGACCTTTGATATTGATGCCAATGGCATTATCAACGTGACTGCCAAAGACAAGGGAACCAACAAGGAACAAAAAATCACCATCACCGATTCCACGGGTCTGTCGGATGCTGATATCGAGAAAATGGTCAAGGATGCCGAAGCCAATGCCGATGCCGATAAACAACGCCGTGAAAAGATCGACGTTAAAAACCAGCTCGACTCCATTATCTATTCCACGGAAAAAACAATCCGTGAGAACAAGGAGAAGTTGAAAGAAGAAGATATTAAATCTACCGAAGAAGTGATTGAAGAGGCCAAAAAACATCTGGAAGACGAGGTTGAGCCGATGAAGGAACAGATAGAAAAACTCAACCAGGTCGCGCATAGCCTCGCCCAGACCATTTACTCC contains the following coding sequences:
- a CDS encoding Hsp70 family protein, which produces QVEVTFDIDANGIINVTAKDKGTNKEQKITITDSTGLSDADIEKMVKDAEANADADKQRREKIDVKNQLDSIIYSTEKTIRENKEKLKEEDIKSTEEVIEEAKKHLEDEVEPMKEQIEKLNQVAHSLAQTIYSQAQAPEGGDAGGEAPGPDAESKDKSDEDVVDAEFEDIGKK